One genomic region from Cetobacterium sp. 8H encodes:
- a CDS encoding amidohydrolase, giving the protein MNINEIKDRVIKAIDENREAILKAGKAMYDNPEFGYKEFEGTKIVSNYFKNELGLEVEEGIAYTGCRARANEDATGPKVAILGELDAISCGDHADSNELGAVHACGHHIQIAGMLGAATGLVKSGILEELGGKVDFMATPAEEFVELEYRTKLREEGKIKYFGGKQEMIYNGAFDDVDMSLMFHALDLGDKKVLTGPVSNGFIGKTVKFIGKEAHAGSAPHEGINALNAAMLGINNVHAQRETFKDSDRVRFHPIITKGGDIVNSVPADVRMESYVRARTIEGMIDANKKVNRGLIAGAHAVGAEIELTEIPGYLPILRHDSMEDVLANNLEYLGLKDDMIKGGDFTGSFDFGDVSHIMPTLHPMFGGIKGALHTREFTTVDEEIAILMPAKAMALTVVELLFGDAAKAKEILANFKPVMTKEEYLTFMESNDKVIKA; this is encoded by the coding sequence ATGAATATAAATGAAATTAAAGACAGAGTAATTAAAGCTATTGATGAGAATAGAGAAGCAATATTAAAGGCTGGAAAAGCCATGTATGATAATCCTGAGTTTGGATATAAAGAGTTTGAAGGAACAAAAATAGTATCAAATTATTTTAAAAACGAATTAGGATTAGAAGTTGAAGAAGGAATTGCTTATACAGGATGTAGAGCGAGAGCCAATGAGGATGCAACAGGTCCTAAAGTAGCAATATTAGGAGAATTGGATGCAATTTCTTGTGGGGATCATGCAGATTCAAATGAGTTAGGAGCAGTTCATGCTTGTGGACACCATATTCAAATTGCAGGAATGCTAGGAGCAGCAACAGGATTAGTGAAATCAGGAATTTTAGAAGAACTAGGTGGAAAAGTAGACTTTATGGCAACACCTGCTGAAGAGTTTGTTGAATTAGAATATAGAACAAAATTAAGAGAAGAAGGTAAAATAAAATATTTTGGTGGAAAACAAGAAATGATATACAACGGAGCTTTTGATGATGTTGATATGTCACTAATGTTCCATGCTCTTGATTTAGGAGATAAAAAAGTTTTAACAGGACCTGTAAGTAATGGATTTATAGGGAAAACAGTTAAATTTATTGGTAAAGAGGCTCATGCAGGATCAGCTCCTCACGAGGGAATAAATGCATTAAATGCAGCAATGTTAGGTATCAATAATGTTCATGCACAGAGAGAAACATTTAAAGATAGTGATAGAGTAAGATTCCACCCTATTATTACAAAAGGTGGAGATATTGTAAACTCAGTTCCAGCAGATGTAAGAATGGAATCTTATGTAAGAGCTAGAACGATCGAAGGAATGATAGATGCTAATAAAAAGGTAAATAGAGGTCTAATTGCTGGAGCACATGCAGTAGGAGCAGAAATTGAATTAACTGAGATACCAGGATATTTACCAATATTAAGACATGATTCTATGGAAGATGTTTTAGCAAATAACTTAGAGTATCTAGGATTAAAAGATGATATGATAAAAGGTGGAGATTTCACAGGATCATTTGATTTTGGAGATGTATCTCATATAATGCCAACACTTCACCCAATGTTTGGTGGAATTAAAGGAGCTTTACATACAAGAGAGTTTACTACGGTAGATGAAGAGATTGCAATCTTAATGCCTGCAAAAGCAATGGCACTAACAGTTGTTGAGCTGTTATTTGGAGATGCTGCAAAAGCAAAAGAGATTTTAGCAAACTTTAAACCTGTAATGACTAAAGAAGAGTACTTAACTTTTATGGAGTCAAATGACAAGGTTATAAAAGCATAA
- a CDS encoding S41 family peptidase has translation MTKLLRNTGVALFLSGIMFVNTVKSYSVDNGFITNIKELKEMSDIMNIIKENHVGGDKDPTNTTLMQGALKGMMESLDDPHSTYFTKEELESFKEDIEGKYAGVGMVIQKKSDEPLIVVSPIEDTPAYLAGIRAKDKIVAIDGESTYKLTSEQCVKKLKGEPGTSVKLTVFREEAKETKDVELKRSIIELKYVKSRIIEKNIGYLRLTQFGEDVYKDVKKDLESLLKKGAKGIILDLRSNPGGSLGQAVKISSMFIPEGKIVSTKGKTGDEEIAYREGKYFGDFPLIILINEGSASASEIVSGAIKDYKRGILIGEKSFGKGSVQTLLPLPDGDGIKITIAKYYTPSGVSIHGTGIEPDILVEEKDDFLFFNGFVTNINENETKENRNEIIKEVKGEEEAKKMISKGDIQLDRAILEMNKLLEKK, from the coding sequence ATGACAAAACTGTTGAGAAATACTGGAGTAGCACTATTTTTATCTGGAATAATGTTTGTAAATACAGTAAAATCTTACTCTGTAGATAATGGATTTATCACAAATATAAAAGAGTTAAAAGAGATGTCTGATATTATGAATATTATAAAAGAAAATCATGTAGGTGGAGATAAAGATCCTACAAACACAACTCTAATGCAAGGAGCTTTAAAAGGAATGATGGAATCTTTAGACGATCCACACTCAACTTATTTCACGAAAGAAGAGTTAGAGAGTTTTAAAGAGGATATTGAAGGAAAGTATGCTGGAGTAGGTATGGTTATACAAAAAAAATCAGATGAACCACTAATTGTTGTTTCTCCAATAGAAGATACACCCGCATATTTAGCAGGAATTAGAGCTAAAGATAAAATAGTTGCAATAGATGGCGAAAGTACTTATAAATTAACAAGTGAGCAATGTGTTAAAAAATTAAAAGGTGAACCAGGAACTTCAGTGAAACTTACAGTTTTTAGAGAGGAAGCCAAAGAAACAAAAGATGTAGAGTTAAAAAGATCAATAATAGAACTAAAATATGTTAAGAGCAGAATTATTGAAAAGAATATTGGTTATTTAAGATTAACTCAATTCGGAGAAGATGTTTATAAAGACGTAAAAAAAGATTTAGAAAGTCTTTTGAAAAAAGGGGCTAAGGGAATTATCTTGGATTTAAGAAGTAATCCTGGAGGGTCTTTAGGACAAGCAGTAAAAATATCATCTATGTTTATTCCAGAAGGAAAAATAGTTAGTACGAAAGGAAAGACGGGAGATGAGGAGATTGCATATAGAGAAGGTAAGTATTTCGGAGATTTCCCATTAATTATTTTAATAAATGAAGGAAGTGCTTCAGCTTCTGAAATAGTATCGGGAGCAATTAAAGATTATAAAAGAGGAATTTTAATCGGAGAAAAAAGTTTTGGAAAAGGAAGCGTTCAAACATTATTACCTTTACCAGATGGAGATGGAATAAAAATAACAATAGCTAAATATTATACCCCAAGTGGAGTATCTATTCATGGAACAGGAATAGAGCCAGATATCTTAGTTGAAGAGAAAGATGACTTTTTATTCTTTAATGGTTTTGTTACGAATATAAATGAAAATGAAACTAAAGAGAATAGAAATGAAATCATAAAAGAAGTTAAGGGTGAAGAAGAAGCTAAAAAGATGATATCTAAAGGAGATATTCAACTAGATAGAGCTATTTTAGAGATGAATAAACTTCTAGAGAAAAAATAA
- a CDS encoding TetR/AcrR family transcriptional regulator yields MGRRPNFTREEILECAFEILNSESLKEVTARNIAKKLGVSTIAIYSTFKSMDELKNELAKKAKTKLFEYTKRNYANLSILNIGVGICLFAKEEKALFRTIFLREGMPREFMDEIMNDFRNLIHSGFNNNEVYSQFPEDIIEWVIKKGWYFSHGYATLICTGFYIDIEFETFKKEVVDMGNVLIQKALEMTEERENEI; encoded by the coding sequence ATGGGAAGAAGGCCTAATTTTACTAGAGAAGAGATTTTAGAATGCGCTTTTGAAATTTTAAATAGTGAAAGCTTAAAAGAGGTAACTGCAAGAAATATAGCAAAAAAATTGGGAGTTTCAACCATAGCAATATATTCTACATTTAAATCAATGGATGAGCTGAAAAATGAACTTGCAAAAAAAGCTAAAACAAAACTATTTGAATATACAAAAAGAAATTATGCAAACTTATCAATATTAAACATAGGTGTAGGTATTTGTTTGTTTGCTAAAGAAGAAAAAGCACTTTTTAGAACAATTTTTTTAAGAGAGGGAATGCCAAGAGAGTTTATGGATGAAATTATGAATGATTTTAGAAATCTTATTCATAGTGGATTTAATAATAATGAAGTTTATAGTCAATTTCCAGAAGATATTATTGAATGGGTAATAAAAAAAGGATGGTATTTTTCACATGGCTATGCAACTTTAATCTGCACAGGATTCTATATAGATATAGAGTTTGAAACTTTTAAAAAAGAGGTTGTAGATATGGGAAATGTTTTAATACAAAAAGCTTTAGAGATGACAGAGGAGAGAGAGAATGAGATTTAA
- a CDS encoding YchJ family protein, giving the protein MINNFKTAEELMRARYNAFEKGEVEFLVETHDPETRKELDVEETKNWALESEWLGLEILSTEAGQEKDEEGIVEFKASYKENGKLTVHHEKSKFVKKDGKWFYHGWLPLQGTIVKDDKIGRNDPCTCGSGKKYKKCCGK; this is encoded by the coding sequence ATGATAAATAATTTTAAAACAGCTGAAGAATTAATGAGAGCAAGATACAATGCTTTTGAAAAAGGAGAAGTTGAGTTTTTAGTTGAAACTCATGATCCAGAAACAAGAAAAGAGTTAGATGTTGAAGAAACTAAAAATTGGGCATTAGAATCAGAGTGGCTAGGATTAGAGATTTTATCAACTGAAGCTGGACAAGAAAAAGATGAAGAGGGAATTGTAGAATTTAAAGCATCTTATAAAGAGAATGGGAAATTAACAGTTCACCATGAAAAAAGTAAGTTTGTAAAAAAAGATGGAAAATGGTTTTATCATGGATGGCTACCTCTTCAAGGAACAATTGTTAAGGATGATAAAATAGGAAGAAATGATCCATGTACATGTGGATCAGGAAAAAAATATAAAAAATGTTGTGGGAAATAA
- a CDS encoding NAD+ synthase: protein MDCKLDLDLNLVENILVNFLKEEAEKVGFSKVVLGLSGGIDSAIVAYLAAKAFGPENVLGILMPYKLSSKESVEHAKLVVDDLGINSKLIEITPMVEPYFEMNPDMDGLRKGNRMARERMCILFDYSAKEKALVLGTSNKTEMLLGYSTQFGDAASAINAIGDLYKTQIWELSRHMGVPAPLIEKKPSADLWEGQTDESELGFSYKLADEILYRLVDEREKKENIVAEGYPEEIVNKVISKIKMSQYKRKLPLIAKISTRTIGREFRYPRDWGV from the coding sequence ATGGATTGTAAATTAGATTTAGATTTAAATTTAGTTGAAAATATATTAGTTAATTTTTTAAAAGAAGAGGCAGAAAAAGTAGGGTTTTCTAAAGTGGTTTTAGGACTTTCTGGAGGAATTGATTCTGCAATAGTTGCTTATTTAGCTGCAAAAGCTTTTGGTCCTGAAAATGTTTTAGGTATACTTATGCCTTATAAATTATCAAGTAAAGAAAGTGTTGAGCATGCTAAACTAGTTGTTGATGATTTGGGGATAAATTCTAAACTTATAGAGATAACCCCAATGGTTGAACCTTATTTTGAGATGAATCCTGATATGGATGGACTTAGAAAAGGAAATAGGATGGCAAGAGAAAGAATGTGTATTCTATTTGATTATTCGGCTAAAGAAAAAGCTTTAGTTTTAGGAACATCGAATAAAACAGAGATGTTACTGGGATATAGTACTCAATTTGGAGATGCAGCATCAGCAATAAATGCAATTGGTGATCTATATAAAACTCAAATATGGGAGTTATCAAGACATATGGGAGTACCTGCTCCTCTGATAGAAAAAAAACCAAGTGCTGACCTGTGGGAGGGTCAAACAGATGAAAGTGAATTAGGATTTTCTTATAAACTAGCAGATGAAATTTTATATCGTTTAGTGGATGAAAGAGAAAAAAAAGAAAATATTGTTGCTGAGGGGTATCCTGAAGAAATAGTGAATAAAGTGATCTCAAAGATAAAGATGTCACAATATAAAAGAAAATTACCATTGATAGCAAAGATATCTACCCGAACTATAGGAAGGGAGTTTAGATATCCTAGAGATTGGGGAGTTTAA
- a CDS encoding HD domain-containing protein, with protein MAKNSNALKFIKLLLEHEMVLDLDHHDDQGVKITTHTYDVLKISFEEIRRDFRDLKEARERVEFFSIIVGVIIHDLSKGSIRKADEKLSHSQMMIKKPEYIIKEAEKVLTEIEEALNLRIIDKIKKNITHIVISHHGKWGKIQPNTKEAHIVHRADMYSAKYHRINPIGADKILKMMSEGLNIDEVAKKFNCTTGVIKDRLKRAKHELRLKNTKQLLGYYKSKKKIPIGDDFFTKRVRETEKLIKAVDREGFENLILENPLLNYLEDVKIFEKEGN; from the coding sequence ATGGCGAAAAATAGTAATGCACTAAAGTTTATTAAATTACTTTTGGAACATGAGATGGTTTTAGATTTAGATCATCATGATGATCAAGGGGTAAAGATAACTACGCATACATACGATGTATTGAAAATATCTTTTGAAGAGATAAGAAGAGATTTTAGAGATTTAAAAGAAGCAAGAGAAAGAGTAGAATTTTTCTCTATAATAGTTGGAGTAATTATCCATGATTTAAGTAAGGGTAGTATTAGAAAAGCGGATGAAAAATTATCACACTCTCAAATGATGATAAAAAAACCAGAATACATTATAAAAGAAGCAGAAAAGGTTTTGACTGAAATTGAAGAGGCTTTAAATCTAAGAATAATAGATAAAATAAAGAAAAATATAACACACATAGTTATATCACACCACGGTAAATGGGGAAAAATTCAACCAAATACTAAGGAAGCTCATATTGTTCATAGAGCTGATATGTATTCAGCAAAATATCATAGAATAAATCCTATTGGTGCAGATAAGATATTAAAAATGATGAGCGAAGGATTAAATATCGATGAGGTAGCTAAAAAGTTTAATTGTACAACAGGTGTAATCAAAGATAGATTAAAAAGAGCAAAACATGAATTGAGATTAAAAAATACAAAACAATTATTAGGATACTATAAAAGTAAAAAGAAAATTCCTATTGGAGATGATTTCTTTACTAAGAGAGTAAGAGAGACAGAGAAATTAATAAAAGCTGTAGATAGAGAGGGATTTGAAAATCTGATATTAGAAAATCCATTACTTAACTATCTAGAGGATGTTAAGATTTTTGAAAAGGAAGGCAATTAA
- the dxs gene encoding 1-deoxy-D-xylulose-5-phosphate synthase — MENMKVDKEYIEKLKKESEEIRNTLIEITSKNGGHLAPNLGVVELTQAINEVFDLPNDKVLFDVGHQSYVYKLLTGRKEKFCTLRKKNGIGPFSDPKESCYDFFIAGHAGSALSAGAGIATANPDSKVIVVVGDASIANGHSLEALNNIGENIKNLIVILNDNEMSIGKNVGSLSNFFGRLMVSNTYMNIRKDIRDIVSKGKVGIQVKNLLERIECSVKQFFLPSSISEVLGYQFLGVIDGHNLELLIKTLSIAKEMEGPIFVHVKTEKGKGYHLAEENKEKFHGISPFNPETGEVESGEKSYSSIFGKKLVEIAEKDESVYAISAAMIKGTGLGEFQNKFENRCIDVGIAEGHGVTFAAGLAISDKKPYIAIYSTFFQRAFDQLIHDVGLQNLPVRFIVDRAGIVGEDGKTHQGIHDLNMFLSMPNYRVLAPTTGKELERILEFSKDFNEGPLAIRFPRGKTFELKEDIDFELGKWREIRKGTKNLYLATGSMLKEVIEIEEKLREKGLDGTIVSCSSIRPLDEDFILDEFSKYENIFTFEDAYERGGFGSEVLAFINEKKIKIKINIIALDSVSIPHGSRNILLEDYGLRGKKLIDRIEGSINGEK, encoded by the coding sequence ATGGAAAATATGAAGGTAGATAAAGAATACATTGAGAAATTAAAAAAAGAGAGTGAAGAGATTAGAAACACATTAATAGAAATAACAAGTAAAAATGGTGGACATTTAGCACCTAATTTAGGTGTTGTGGAATTAACTCAAGCAATAAATGAAGTTTTTGATCTACCAAATGATAAAGTACTTTTTGATGTAGGGCATCAGTCATATGTCTATAAATTACTGACAGGAAGAAAAGAAAAATTTTGTACGTTAAGAAAAAAAAATGGAATAGGACCATTTTCAGATCCTAAAGAGAGTTGTTATGACTTTTTTATTGCAGGTCATGCAGGAAGTGCATTATCAGCAGGTGCAGGAATAGCTACAGCTAATCCAGATAGTAAAGTGATAGTTGTAGTGGGAGATGCTTCAATAGCGAACGGGCACTCATTGGAGGCCTTAAATAATATTGGAGAAAATATAAAAAATTTAATAGTTATACTTAATGATAATGAAATGTCTATTGGAAAAAATGTGGGCTCATTATCAAACTTTTTTGGTAGATTAATGGTAAGTAATACTTATATGAATATCAGAAAAGATATTAGAGATATAGTAAGTAAAGGAAAAGTTGGTATACAAGTAAAGAACTTACTAGAAAGAATAGAGTGTTCTGTTAAACAATTCTTTTTACCTTCAAGCATATCAGAAGTTTTGGGATATCAATTTTTAGGTGTCATAGATGGCCATAATTTAGAACTATTAATAAAAACTTTATCTATAGCAAAAGAAATGGAAGGACCTATTTTTGTGCATGTAAAAACAGAAAAAGGAAAAGGATATCATTTAGCAGAAGAAAATAAAGAAAAGTTTCATGGAATATCACCATTTAACCCTGAAACAGGAGAAGTTGAGTCAGGCGAAAAGAGCTACTCAAGTATTTTTGGTAAAAAATTAGTAGAAATTGCAGAAAAAGATGAGAGTGTTTATGCTATCTCAGCAGCAATGATAAAAGGAACAGGATTAGGAGAGTTTCAAAATAAATTTGAGAATAGATGTATAGATGTAGGAATAGCGGAAGGACATGGAGTTACATTTGCTGCAGGGTTGGCAATATCTGATAAAAAACCTTATATAGCTATTTATTCGACTTTTTTTCAAAGAGCTTTTGATCAACTAATTCATGACGTAGGTTTACAAAATTTACCAGTTAGATTTATTGTTGATAGAGCAGGAATAGTTGGAGAAGATGGAAAGACTCATCAAGGGATACATGATTTAAATATGTTTTTAAGTATGCCTAATTATAGAGTTTTAGCACCTACAACAGGAAAAGAATTAGAAAGAATATTAGAGTTTTCAAAAGACTTTAATGAAGGACCGTTAGCTATAAGATTTCCTAGAGGAAAAACCTTTGAATTAAAAGAGGATATAGATTTTGAATTGGGAAAATGGAGAGAGATAAGAAAAGGTACAAAAAACCTTTATTTAGCAACGGGTTCAATGTTAAAAGAAGTGATAGAGATAGAAGAAAAACTTAGAGAAAAAGGTTTGGATGGAACAATTGTTAGTTGTTCATCAATAAGACCTTTAGATGAAGACTTTATTTTAGATGAATTTTCAAAATATGAGAATATATTTACATTTGAAGATGCATATGAAAGAGGTGGATTCGGTTCTGAGGTTTTAGCATTTATAAATGAGAAAAAAATTAAAATTAAAATAAATATAATTGCTCTAGATAGTGTATCAATTCCACATGGATCTAGGAATATACTTCTAGAAGATTATGGCCTAAGAGGCAAAAAACTAATAGATAGAATTGAGGGTAGCATTAATGGCGAAAAATAG
- the ylqF gene encoding ribosome biogenesis GTPase YlqF: MAMTKINWYPGHMKKTKDLIKENMPLIDIVLEVVDARIPLSSKNPDIAGFAKNKKRVIVINKADLVTKNEINFWKKFFKENNFADEVLELSAETGFNIKALYTIIEKVSKEKKEKLLKKGLRKINTRLMIAGIPNVGKSRLINRIVGKNSAGVGNKPGFTRGKQWIRIKEGLELLDTPGILWPKFESQEVGYNLAITGAIRDEILPIDEVACVLIEKMLAMGMKNVLKDKYKLQDEDFDQVAGGLLESIALRMNMLQKGGHLNVQQATYTLLRDYRACKLGKFGLDMDLADQLKDLYK, from the coding sequence ATGGCAATGACGAAAATAAACTGGTATCCAGGTCATATGAAGAAAACAAAAGATTTGATAAAGGAGAATATGCCTTTAATAGACATAGTTCTTGAAGTTGTGGATGCTAGAATTCCTCTATCAAGTAAAAATCCTGATATAGCAGGTTTTGCTAAAAATAAAAAAAGAGTTATAGTTATAAATAAAGCAGATTTAGTTACAAAAAATGAGATAAATTTTTGGAAAAAATTCTTTAAAGAAAATAATTTTGCTGATGAAGTTTTAGAGCTTTCTGCAGAAACAGGTTTTAATATAAAAGCTTTATACACAATAATAGAAAAAGTATCTAAAGAAAAAAAAGAAAAATTATTAAAAAAAGGATTAAGAAAAATTAATACAAGACTAATGATTGCAGGAATACCTAACGTAGGAAAGTCTAGACTTATAAATAGAATAGTAGGTAAAAATAGTGCTGGAGTAGGAAATAAACCAGGATTTACAAGAGGAAAACAATGGATTAGAATAAAAGAGGGATTAGAACTTTTAGATACTCCAGGAATTTTATGGCCAAAATTTGAGAGTCAAGAAGTAGGATATAACTTAGCTATAACAGGTGCAATTAGAGATGAAATACTGCCAATCGATGAAGTGGCTTGTGTTCTAATAGAAAAAATGCTAGCTATGGGAATGAAAAATGTATTAAAAGATAAGTATAAACTTCAAGATGAAGATTTTGATCAAGTAGCTGGAGGGTTACTAGAATCAATAGCACTGAGAATGAATATGCTACAAAAAGGTGGGCATTTAAATGTTCAACAAGCAACATATACACTACTTAGAGATTATAGAGCTTGTAAATTAGGTAAATTTGGTTTAGATATGGATTTAGCTGATCAACTAAAAGATTTATACAAATAG
- a CDS encoding TlyA family RNA methyltransferase — translation MKERVDVLLVEKGFYETREKAKRAIMAGLVIINDKKIDKPGTSIKIDEEPLIRVKGDACKYVSRGGLKLEKAISVFNMDFQDKIVLDVGSSTGGFTDCSLQNGAKFVYAVDVGTNQLDWKLRNDERVKSLENMHIKDLTLNDLDNRKVDYIVMDVSFISITKVIEHLIKYFDKETKLMALIKPQFEVGKENIEKGGIVKDSKKHLMAIEMVVEEAKKSGLRLKGLDFSPITGTKGNVEYISLFELGEDNSQINIEAVVKLGKNLGGAI, via the coding sequence ATGAAAGAAAGAGTGGATGTTCTTCTAGTAGAAAAAGGATTTTATGAGACTAGAGAAAAAGCAAAAAGAGCTATTATGGCTGGATTAGTTATAATAAATGATAAGAAAATAGATAAACCAGGAACATCTATAAAAATAGATGAAGAACCTTTAATAAGAGTTAAAGGTGACGCATGTAAATATGTAAGCCGTGGTGGATTGAAACTAGAAAAAGCCATATCGGTTTTTAATATGGATTTTCAAGATAAGATTGTTTTAGATGTAGGATCTTCAACAGGTGGTTTTACAGACTGTTCTCTACAAAATGGAGCTAAATTTGTCTATGCTGTAGATGTTGGAACAAATCAACTAGATTGGAAATTAAGAAATGATGAAAGAGTAAAATCACTAGAAAATATGCATATAAAAGATTTGACTTTAAATGATTTAGATAATAGAAAAGTGGACTACATTGTAATGGATGTCTCATTTATATCTATAACTAAGGTTATAGAACACCTGATTAAGTATTTTGACAAAGAAACAAAGTTGATGGCTTTAATAAAGCCACAATTTGAAGTTGGAAAGGAAAATATCGAAAAGGGTGGAATAGTTAAAGATAGTAAAAAACATTTAATGGCAATAGAAATGGTTGTAGAAGAGGCAAAAAAATCAGGACTTAGATTAAAAGGGTTAGATTTTTCGCCAATAACAGGAACTAAGGGGAATGTGGAGTATATCTCCCTATTTGAATTAGGAGAAGATAACTCTCAGATTAATATTGAAGCTGTTGTAAAGTTAGGAAAAAACTTGGGAGGAGCTATATGA
- the rsmI gene encoding 16S rRNA (cytidine(1402)-2'-O)-methyltransferase — MLYIVATPIGNLDDITLRAIKTFEEVDFVFAEDTRVTKKLLNHLGIEKIVYRYDEHTKMHQIANIANMLENGNKIALVTDAGTPCISDPGFEMVDEALKRGIKVVPIPGASAMTAAASVAGISTRRFCFEGFLPKKKGRQTLLKSLATEERTIIIFESPHRIEKTLGDIETFIGVREVVIVREITKLYEEILRGTTTELIEKLAKNPIKGEIVLLIKGNEK; from the coding sequence ATGCTTTATATAGTAGCAACACCAATAGGAAATTTAGATGATATAACATTAAGAGCTATAAAAACTTTTGAAGAAGTTGACTTTGTTTTTGCAGAGGATACAAGAGTAACAAAAAAGCTTTTAAATCATTTAGGAATAGAAAAAATTGTATACAGATACGATGAACATACAAAGATGCATCAAATAGCAAATATAGCAAATATGCTAGAAAATGGAAATAAAATTGCTCTAGTAACAGATGCAGGAACTCCATGTATTTCAGATCCAGGTTTTGAAATGGTAGATGAGGCATTAAAAAGAGGAATAAAAGTAGTTCCAATTCCAGGAGCTAGTGCAATGACAGCAGCAGCTTCAGTAGCTGGAATATCAACAAGAAGATTCTGTTTTGAAGGGTTTTTGCCTAAGAAAAAAGGAAGACAAACACTTTTAAAATCTTTAGCAACAGAGGAAAGAACAATAATAATTTTTGAATCACCTCATAGAATAGAAAAAACACTTGGAGATATTGAGACATTTATAGGTGTTAGAGAAGTTGTTATAGTAAGAGAAATAACAAAATTATATGAAGAGATTTTAAGAGGAACAACAACAGAGTTAATAGAAAAATTAGCTAAAAATCCTATAAAAGGAGAGATTGTTCTTCTAATAAAAGGTAACGAAAAATAG
- a CDS encoding DUF3100 domain-containing protein gives MKKSTFNVFLVVTIISLVCEKIGKIQLGKVALFPMLFAVIIGMALTPDLLGKKIQKLREIIGEKEMKIAGDMVMLILLMLGIKLGTFVGPNIEKIIQAGPAFLAQELGHVLAPLVAVPLALKLGLKRESIGAGSSISREASLGVIGEKYGISSPEGSGVLGVYLAGTIVGTIYFGILGSLAIYSGLHPLALGMACGVGSGSMMTAAASSLAEVVGPQYAEQVFAYASTSNMLSGLTGVNILVFISLPFTEWYYKKLEPKFSKKDVKQHA, from the coding sequence ATGAAAAAAAGCACATTTAATGTATTTCTAGTTGTAACAATAATTTCATTAGTTTGTGAAAAAATTGGAAAAATACAATTAGGAAAAGTAGCATTATTTCCAATGCTATTTGCAGTTATTATTGGAATGGCATTAACACCTGATTTATTAGGAAAGAAGATTCAGAAATTAAGAGAAATTATCGGAGAAAAAGAGATGAAAATAGCAGGAGATATGGTTATGCTTATTCTTCTGATGTTAGGAATAAAATTAGGAACTTTCGTAGGACCTAATATAGAGAAAATAATTCAAGCAGGACCAGCGTTTTTAGCACAGGAGTTAGGACACGTACTAGCACCACTTGTAGCTGTGCCATTAGCTTTAAAATTAGGACTTAAAAGAGAGTCAATTGGAGCAGGATCAAGTATAAGTAGAGAAGCTTCATTAGGAGTAATTGGAGAAAAGTATGGAATATCTTCTCCTGAAGGAAGTGGAGTACTAGGAGTATATCTTGCAGGAACAATAGTAGGAACAATATACTTTGGAATTTTAGGATCACTAGCTATATACAGTGGACTTCATCCATTAGCATTAGGAATGGCTTGTGGAGTAGGAAGTGGAAGTATGATGACAGCAGCAGCTTCATCGTTAGCAGAAGTTGTAGGACCTCAATATGCAGAACAAGTATTTGCTTATGCATCAACAAGTAATATGCTTTCAGGATTGACAGGAGTAAACATTTTAGTGTTTATATCACTTCCATTCACAGAGTGGTATTATAAAAAGTTAGAACCAAAATTTTCAAAAAAGGACGTGAAGCAACATGCGTAG